The following nucleotide sequence is from Psychroserpens sp. Hel_I_66.
TAAGCTAAAAAAAATTAGATATCAATTATTTTAGACACTAAATAACTAGTATTGCGTTTGAAAATCTTCCTTAAGTTGATCTGAAATATTAGTATATTTTGAAAATCTTTCCTGATATGTTTTAGGGGAGAAATTAAATTTTTCTTTAAAAATTTTAGAGAAATAGCTTCTGCTATTTATTCCTACGGTATAAGCTATTTCGGAAATTGTCAAATCTTCGTTTATTATTAATTTTTCTGCCTTTAGCAAACGTACATTTCTGATATATTCATTTACGGTTGTCTTATTAAAAAGCTTAAATCCTTCTTGTAATTTTGAGGGAGATAACGTTGTTTCTCGACATAAGGTTGAAATTGTATATCTTTCTCCTGGATTAAGTCTAATGGAATTTGCTACTTCTTTAATTTTATTTAAATCATTATTACTTAAGTTACTTGTATTAGTTCCTTTTAGATTAATGTCCTCTAACAAATACTTAATATTTGTTGCCAGAATTTTATTTACTAAGCTTTCCAACAGTAAGAAATTAACCAAATTACATTCTTGTAATTGATTTATTTGATCTATGTAATGAGCGATTTTTAAATTACAGGAACTTAAGTGTAAGAAATTACTATCATTTTTTGAGTTAGAGAAAATATCAACAACTTTAGTGTATAACGAGTTATTCATATTTTGATCTATTTCAATAATAGAAAATCTATAGTGTGTGTTTTTAGCGAAGCCTATTTCGATAATATTTTCTTTTTCTAATGAATATAGGCTTGATGTGTATTCTTTTAAGATTCTCTCTTTAAAATAGTCGTCTTTGCATAATATGCTACCCTTACTGCAATATGTAGAATACAGAGCATCATGATGAACAACTTTATTAAGGTATACATCTTCATTAAAATTAACATCGAATTCAAAATAAGTTGTGAAGTTTGATGATTTAATAGCTTTTATGGATCCTTTTCCAAATTTATTTGAAAAGGAGAGATTGGAACAATCTGATGTTTGGTTTATGTTTGCATCAAGTTCTTGAGAAATCTTTTTAAAACTATCAAGTAATTGATGAGTATTTAGAGTTATATTGATCATATGTATTATAAGTTTTATATAATCTCTGTTTTTAATATAAGATTATCTTGAGTTTTTTTGTTGAGTATTTTTAAGTTGAGTTTTTTAGAATTTAAAATCGCTCTTTTCTTGAGTAGTATTAGATACTTTCACTTGAGTTTTAATGGATCTTGTCTTACCTACTTTAGCATTTAAAGGCGTTCTAAAAAATGTACTTTGCTTGGTTATATTCATTCAATTTTTTTTATATAAATATAATGGTTTTGAAGGCGGTTGTATTATACAATTTGATTAAAGAGTTGTATAATGCGACGCTATAAAGTTGAAAATGTATAAGTTAAAATGGGGGAAAAGGAAAGATGTCTATTGCGCTAAGTTATAATATACGAATTATCAAACACTAAATTGTTTTCTAAACCATTATAGTTTTGAGGTTCTAAAATTGAATCAAATATTAATTCTGTTTCATAAAATTGTCTAGAAATGGAGTGTGCATATAGTTTGTCATTACTTAATGAAATATTCTTTTTATTTTTAATATTAAGCGATGTTTCCAGCCAAGTTTCTATTTGATTTTTATCAATAATTATTGGCATGGTATTGCTAATATTATGAATTTTTTTAAAACTGGGACCAGCTTTTGTCAATACAGGGGAGCAGGTGATAAATCCATCTGATAATATATTATATATGCCACCAATCAAAAAAGGTTTTTGGGATTCGTGATAAACATAATAAGGATATATTTGGCCATCTTTAATGAAACTCGAGAAAAAGCCTTTTATTATGATAACGCATTTTCTTGATTTGCTATAATCAACTACTTGATTATTTAAATTATCTAAAGTAACATTTAAAGTATTATTTAACTTTTGATAATTTATCCAATCATCACTGTAGTTTTCTGGCAAAATACCCCAAATACCAAATTGTATTTGGTTTTGGTTTTGAGAAGTAATTATTGGTAAAACCTCTTCATCAAGTCCATTAATTATTTGTTTGGGCTCATAAAGATTTGGATGTTTAAAAGAAATTCCTATTTCACTCTCAATTAGTTCTTTGCTTGAATTATTTGATAATTTATAAAACAATTTTTATTTAAAAATAGACATAAATTAAAATATATGTTGAAGCATATACGTAATAATTTAATGCAATCGAAAATTGTTTATTATAGTTTATAATTTAAATAAGAGCTCAAGGTTTTTTTATCAAAAGAATATTTGTGCAACCTTAAGTATTTAAGATAAAATTTAAAGAAGAAATTTTTATGAAATTAATTAAATGAAGTCAATTGCGACTTACTACAATTTTGAAAATCATTTTACTAATAAGTAAAATCAATAGCCCTGTCAAGAGAAAAAGTAAATTAACAATATAGAAGTTTTCAAAAAGAATGATACAACTCCACCAACCTATGAGGTATGCTAACACTGATAAAGTCATAAATTTAGACATGGAGCTGATATGTAAATAGTTACAATTCAAAATTAGATTAAATTTGTTATCTTTATATTATACAATTTTGATTTATAATTATATAATTTTAAAGTTGTAGATAGTATGATTGTGAAAGTGAATAATTTGATATAAAATATTAATTGAATATATGTTGTATATAAATTCACACAAAAAACTATCTTTGTTAATGTATTGCTCATGAGTCATTAGATAGAGGTTAATACAATTAATGGCACTAAAGTATTCGTTTAGTTTGAAATGATTTGGTTAAGTTGAGTATAGATTATGAGAATACAAGTAAAATTTGACGTGCCTAAAATTTGTAACAGTTTGCTTATAAAAACGTTAAGTGATCTAAATATAAAGTATAAGCTTCATACAATTGGGGAAATTGAAATACTTCAAAGATTAAACGATTCTCAAAAAAAATCTATTTTTGAAGCATTAAATTCAAATCATATTCAGGTCATCAGTGATCAACAATTGGTAATTGTACAACAGGTAAAAGAAATTCTTACAGAAATCGTTCGTATTGAGAATTTTGAAGATGATTTCAAGGTATCTTCATATATCGAGAACAGGCTACCCTATACTTATAGCTACTTAGCTAAAATGTTTTCAGAACATGCCAATATTTCAATAGAAAAGTTCTTAATTCTGAAAAAAATCGATTTCGTTAAAGAATTATTGTTAGAAGGTAATTTGAGTCTTACTGAAATTTCTTATAAATTGAATTACAGCAGTGTTTCGCATCTATCAAAACAATTCAAAAAAACGACAGGGTTTAGCCCATCTGGTTTTATGGATTTGAAAACTAAATTAAACTTAAAAAAATAAATATAATATATGCCTTATAAAGATTTGAGAATTGTTTTAGCAGATGATGACCCAGACGATAGAGCTTTGTTCGAGTTGGCTATAAACCAAATTTCAAAAGATATAGATTTATCGATGTGCAAAAATGGAACAGATCTCATTTCTTACCTAAGGGATGATAAAGAAATACTTCCAGATATTTTGTTTCTAGATTTAAATATGCCTAATAAGGATGGTATTGAATGTTTAATGGAAATAAAAAAAGATCCAGGTCTCAAAGATATGACCGTGGTAATATATTCTACATCCTCATCAGAAAAAGATATTGAAAAAACCTTCTTAGAAGGAGCGAATATTTATTTAAACAAGCCATCAAATTTTAATAATTTGAAAACTTCACTAAAGAGAATACTTACTTTAGATTGGCAATACCAGAATTCAATATTAAATAAAGAAAATTTTCTGTTTAGACTATAGAATGAATTTGATTAGGATTTAATCTTAAATTGCTAATTTTATTGACGCTTAATCACTTATTTTATAATCTCAAAGCAAATATTGTATTACATGGGCGAAAATTTTAGACTTTTTGTAATTGGTGCATCTGCTGGAGGTTATAGGGCAATCAAACAAATTGTTTCCAAAATACCTCTAGGTCTAGACGCAGCGTATATGATAGTACTTCATAGTGCATTTGATTCTTCAAGCTCTTATGCAGAAACACTAGGTAAATTTACTGAACTGGATGTTGTTACTGCAGAGCACAAAATGAAAATTAGATCAAATATGGTAATCATAGCAAAACCAAATTACCATTTATTTATTCACCAAGATAGAGTTCTTCTCTCTAAAGGACCTCGAGAAAATTTATTTAGACCTTCTATAGATGTTCTGTTTCGATCGGCAGCAGTAGCATTTAAAAACAAATGTGTTGGAGTGCTTTTAACAGGAAGGCTTAATGATGGAACAAGTGGTTTAAGCGCAATTCAAAGATGTGGAGGGCTAACCATTATTGAAAATCCAGAGACAGCAGAGTTTAGTAGTATGCCATCTTTCGCAAATCAAACGATAGATGTGGACTATATTGTCAATCTTGAAGATATGGCTGATGTGATCATATCTATTCACAATGAAGAATTACCCATAAAAAAAGAAATCCCATTAAGTATCGTTAAGGAAAACGATATCGCTATGCGAATAAAAAGTCAAATTGAGCTTCAAGAAGAATTGGGTGAACAAGTACCAATAAGCTGTGCTAGCTGTGGCGGTCCGCTTTGGCAAATAAAAGACGCAAAACAAGTGCGCTATCGTTGCCACGTTGGTCATGCATTTACTCAAGAAGCTTTATTGAGAAGTCAAGATTCTGCATTAGAAGAGGCGCTTTGGTTATCTATTAGAACATTGGAAGAAAAGCGTACATTGATGCAAACTATGCTCAATGATTTTGAAAGCAAGAAGATGAAACAATTAGTGAAGTCATACACAAATAAAATTGAAGAAGTATCTGCTCATATTAAAAAAATGAAGTCGGTGTTACAAATAAATGATTAAGTCATGAGCAAAAAGTTAGAGGTTATTAATGACACAGAGTTGTATGTTGTAGGTGTTGGTGCATCTGCAGGAGGATTAGATGCTTTAAGTAAGTTTTTGAAGAATTTCAATGGTATAACTCCAGATCTTTGTATCGTTATTGTCATGCATTTAAGTCCAGATTATAAAAGCCAATTAGCACCAATTCTAGATAAACGCTGCAAATGGCCCGTGGTTTCCGCAGAAAATAATATGGAGCTTGTTAAAGGTAATGTATACGTCACACCACAAAACAAGCAAATTAGAATTCACAATAGTAAATTTGTTTTAGAAGATTTAACATCAGAACACTCCTTTACACCATCCATTGATAATTTTTTTAAATCGTTATCAAAAGATAAAGGTAAAAAAGCTATAGGTATTGTATTGTCTGGTTTTGGTAAAGATGGAGCAGAGGGAATAACTGCGATAAGAGAATTGGGAGGTTTTACAATTGCCCAATTACCAGAGACTGCAGAGCATAGAGATATGCCATCTGCATCAATCAATACTGGTCATGTAATTTTAATCGTACCAGCAGAACAAATGTACGATGACATCGTGCAGTTTATTACAAATACAAAAGCCATAGCCTCTAGTTTGCCAAAAAAAGGATCTATTGATGCCATTTTTGAGCTTTTGGAAAAGCGCTCTGGTACAGATTTCTCTATGTACAAGCCTACAACAATTATGAGGCGAATAAACCATAGAATCACATCGCTACAGTTGGGTACCATGGTAGAATATTATGAGCTAATAAAAGCAAACCCAAGAGAGTTAGATAATCTTTTTGATTCAGTATTGATAGGTGTCACAGAGTTTTTTAGAGATTTAGAGGCTTTTGATTACCTAAGAAAACAGCTCTTCAAAATCCTAAAAGATAAGGAGCCTGGAGATTCTATTAGAATATGGAGTGTGGGTTGTGCTACAGGAGAAGAACCTTATTCCATAGCGATTTTGTTATACGAGTTACTGGGAGCAAAGGTTAACCAATACCATATTCAAATATTTGCGTCAGATATAGATGAGCGTGCTATTAACTTCGGAAGAAAAGGAATCTATAACAAAGATCTATTGGCAAATGTACCTAAAGAGATTACTGCAAAATACTTTGAGAAAAAAGATGAACTGCATTTTGAAGTCAAGAAAGAAATAAAACAGCATCTTTTATTCACAAGGCATGATATCACAACAGATCCTCCTTTTGTAAAATTAGATTTGGTGGTTTGCAGAAATTTATTGATTTATTTTAATAATAACTTACAAAAGCAGACCTTTCAAATCTTTCATTATTCTCTTCGATCTAACGGAATATTGTTTTTAGGTAAATCTGAAAGTGTAAGTGTAGCTGCAGATTTATTTACTGAAATAGGAAAGGGTAAATTATTTAGAAAAGCAGATACATCATTAAATTATCAGCTCAAATTCTCACGTCTTAGAACTAGAAATCAACAACAGAAAAAAGAAGAAAAAAAGAACAATATTCGAAATATGAGTATTGTAGATGTCGCCAAGGAAACCTTATATTATAAATATGATAATCCCTTTGTGATTATAAATGAGAATGGGGAGATTAAAGAAGTACATGGTAGTCTTAGATTGTACTTAGAGATTAGCCAAGGTGCCATGAACGTGAGCATACATAAGATGGTTAATCCAGAGCTGGTAACTGTTGTAAAAGCAGTACTCGCTCAAGTAAAAAAAACAAACGTAACCCACACGAGCCACGTCATTAAATTTGAACTGTATGATCAATTACATTACGTACGTGTAAAAATCACACCCTTGGTTTACAGGATAAGCGAGGTTCAATATTTCATGGTGATTTTTGAAAAAATTGAACCCAGTGAAGGACATTTAGAACTTCAGAAAAAATTAGAGACATCAGATTTTGTTAACCTACGCATCAAGGAATTAGAAGATGAGTTAACATCTACGAAGGAACACCTTCAAATTTTCACAGAAGAACTAGAAGCAACAAACGAAGAATTACAAACCATTAACGAAGAATTACAATCTTCAAATGAAGAGCTAAAATCAAGTAATGAAGAGTTAGAAACCAGTAATGAAGAATTGCAGTCTGCCAATGAGGAACTAAATATTGCAAATCAAGAGTTGAAACTTGCAAATGATTTGCTAATAGAGAAGGAGGAAGAACTTAAAGAAGAAAAGGAGTTAAGCCAGCGTAACGAGTTGATCTATAAAACAATTGCAGAAAATATACCCGATGGAGCGGTAGGTATACTCGATAAAGATTTTAAAGTTGAATATATTGGAGGTCAGGGAGTTGAAATTTTAGAAACAAACAATATGATTGGTCAATATTGGCCAGACTTAAATTCATCAAAAAGAGAAGCAAGACGTATTGAGAAACTTTGTCAAGACACCTTGATCAATGGTTCTGCACAAATTGAAGTGCAATACAATAATAAGTTTTATGATATAAAAGCTGTACGTTTTAAGATGCCATATCTTGACGAGGATAGAATTTTGTATTTGGCGCAAGAGATTACTTCTTTAAGACAAAATCAAGTAATTTTAGAAACTGCAATTAGAGCATCAAACCTAATGGTTTTTGAGTTTAATTTTGAAGAAGATGTATTTTATGCTGATAATTCATTATATGATTTCTTAGAAATTGAACCTAAGAGAACAATAACAAAGCAAATGCTTTTGGATAAAATGCATCCAGATGATTTGAAAATCCGTAAAAAGAGTATGAAAAAAGCTCTAAAAACAGGATTGGTGTATCATGAAGTAAGAATGAAATTAAAAAAGGGGATAAGATATATAAGGGTGACAGGTCAAATTTTATTTGATGAGAACAAAAAACCTTTAAAGGAGTTTGCAACTGCCATAGATATTACTAGTGATAAGGAGCTTTTAGAGAAAGTTAAAGAAAGCGAAAACCGTTTTAGGGCAATTGCCAATGATGCACCTATAAATATTTGGATAACAGATAAAAAAGGACAGTGTGTATTTATAAATAAAAACTGGTTTAATTATACTGGCAGCACATTACAAGATAACCTGGGTAGAGGTTGGCTAAAATATTTACATGAGGACGACAAAAAAACAGCCGAAGAAGCGTATATGAAAGCCCACGAAAAACTAATAACTTTTACTTCTGAATTTAGAGCACTAGCCAAAGATGGGACTTATTCATGGCATCTTAACAAAGGAATACCAATGTTTGATGAAGAGGGAGAATTTAACGGGTTTATAGGATCCTTTACCAATATTGATGAACAGAAAAAGTTTTCTAATGAACTAGAGAAAAACGTACTTGAACGTACCAAGGACATAACAAACGCAAATGAAGAGCTTTTAAAATTAAATATGAATTTAGAGGAATTTGCCTACATGGCAAGCCATGATCTAAAAGAGCCTCTGCGAAAAATAAGAACTTTCAATTCATTAATAATTTCGGAAGATACCGATAGAGAAACGGTATCAAAATATGCCTCTAGAATAGAGCATTCCGCAGAAAGAATGACGAGTTTGATTGATAATATCTTAGAATATTCTAAAGTAGAAGGAGATGCTAATAAATCAGAAAAAGTAAATCTTGACGAAATTTTTGATCAGGTATTTTCAGATTTGAGTATTATGATTGAAGAACAAAATGTTGTCATCAATAAGGACGACTTAGGTACTATTAAAGGCGTGCCGATTAGAATGTACCAACTGTTTTCTAACTTAATCAAGAATTCGGTCAAATTTAATAATAACGAACCAGTTATAGAAATTAGTACCTCTCTGGTAAACGGAAAATTAGTACCAAAAAGGTTTAAGGCAAAAGCTAAAAAGGAATTTAAAAAAATAGAATTTAAAGATAACGGGATAGGCTTGGATATTGATAAAAAGGACTACATATTTAAGCCCTTTAAAAGACTTAATTCATCTAGTGATTACTCTGGTACAGGTATAGGCTTAGCGATTTGTAAACGTATTATGGATCTCCATGGTGGTTTTATTGATGTTGAAAGTGAAAAAGGTAAGGGCGCTTCATTTATACTTTATTTTCCAGTATAACAGTTTAAAGAATAGATATATTAAAAAGAACTCACCTATTGGTGAGTTTTTTTATCATAATTTTTATGATCTGTTTAATAACGATTTAATTTCATATAAAATAATTACCTCCATAATAGGCGTTTATTTGATAGATAAAAAGAATGACTCCTGCTAAAATTAAATAGCTATTAACAGATTTATAAAACGCTTCAAAGCTATTTTGTTTTCTCCATTTATTAATCAAGAAAATAATTGGGATTAAAGCCAGTATTTGTCCTAATTCTACGCCAATGTTAAAGCTAATGATTTTTGCAAAAAATTGATCAGATCCTAATTTAAATGACTGCAACCTAGTTGAGAGACCTAAACCATGAATCAATCCAAAAACAAAAACCATCATCAATAAATTAGGTGACTTCATTTTTAATTTTCGAAAACCTCCTAAATTTTCAAAGCCTTTATAAAGGACGCTTAGTGCAATAATGGCATCTATTAGGTGTTCATTTACTTTAATTCCAATATAGGTAGCGAAAATCAATGTAATGCAATGGCCTATTGTAAATACACTAATGAATTTTGCAATATCTTTTAAGCCAGTTAAATAAAAAATAACTCCAGTTAAAAAAAGCAAATGGTCATAACCAGTAAGCATATGTTTTGCACCAACATAAATGTATGAGAACAAACCTCCATTATTTAAAATTTCCTGGTCACCATCGCTAACACCATGTGCCATTAAGGTCATGGGCAACAGGAGAGTACAAATAAAAATGAATCTAAAATATTTAATATTCAAAATTTATTTTTTGCGGTTAAACATAAAAAACAGTAAACCTATAACCAAAATACTACCGATCCAATAAACATAATTTGGGATGTTTGATTCTTCATGAGTATGAGTATCTTTACTATGGGTATGTCCATCACTATCATGACCGTGTTGTACCTCAAAAGTGAGAGTTGCCCAATTAGATTCGTGCGTAAGGCCAGATTCATTATTTTCTATAAGGTGAATAGTGCGCAAATACCATATTCCATCTGCGGTGAGTTTTACATTTATAATTCCGTTATTATCTGTTCTTAGTTTTGTTCCAGAAGTATGAACGTGAGCCTCAGTTTCTTCTAAAGAAGTATTATTCTTTTTTTCTTCGGAAGAATTACCGTGTGTATGAGAAGAATTTTCATTGCCATGCGAATGTGAATGCGCTTCAGCATCATCTTCATGTGAATGTGATTCTTGCTGTTGCTCATGTGTGTGTGAGTGTGCCTGGGTATTGTTATTAGCGTGTGAATGTGATTCATCACCATGGGTATGTGCTTGCTCATCTACATGTGAATGCGCTTCTTGGTGATCATGAGTATGACCATGTGAAGTTGGTTTAAAATTAGCATAGATCAATTGGTTGCTTAAAGGCGCTCCATCTCTTAACAATAGTACTTGGATAGAATCTCCAGTTTTTGCATCATAGGGATTGCTTTTAGGAACAAACTCTATAGGATAGCCTAATACAGTGCTCCAGTCTTTAGATTTTTTGTCACCTACTTGAAATATAGCCTTCACGTGCTTTGAATATCTTTCAACCGTATTTTGGTCTATGGTGTTATTTTCACGCCTTGACTCTAGCATGTCCAAAACACCATCATGTTCTAAGTAATTGTTAAAGGCATCAGCCTCCATTGCTATTTCTCTTGGTTTTGTAGAAACTCCTGCAACCCAGGTGCCTTCATTTCCAGTTTTAAAATTGAGTATGGTGATGCTATCTTTTTCTGACCAATGATCTTCATCTAATGAAATACGCTCACCACTGCCAATGAGACTAACATCTAACATGCGGTCTCTGTC
It contains:
- a CDS encoding DUF4198 domain-containing protein, with protein sequence MKNKILLVLLFILLCSHDMYLKMETYFLKPNQDAIINLYNGTFEKSENVIDRDRMLDVSLIGSGERISLDEDHWSEKDSITILNFKTGNEGTWVAGVSTKPREIAMEADAFNNYLEHDGVLDMLESRRENNTIDQNTVERYSKHVKAIFQVGDKKSKDWSTVLGYPIEFVPKSNPYDAKTGDSIQVLLLRDGAPLSNQLIYANFKPTSHGHTHDHQEAHSHVDEQAHTHGDESHSHANNNTQAHSHTHEQQQESHSHEDDAEAHSHSHGNENSSHTHGNSSEEKKNNTSLEETEAHVHTSGTKLRTDNNGIINVKLTADGIWYLRTIHLIENNESGLTHESNWATLTFEVQHGHDSDGHTHSKDTHTHEESNIPNYVYWIGSILVIGLLFFMFNRKK
- a CDS encoding chemotaxis protein CheB yields the protein MGENFRLFVIGASAGGYRAIKQIVSKIPLGLDAAYMIVLHSAFDSSSSYAETLGKFTELDVVTAEHKMKIRSNMVIIAKPNYHLFIHQDRVLLSKGPRENLFRPSIDVLFRSAAVAFKNKCVGVLLTGRLNDGTSGLSAIQRCGGLTIIENPETAEFSSMPSFANQTIDVDYIVNLEDMADVIISIHNEELPIKKEIPLSIVKENDIAMRIKSQIELQEELGEQVPISCASCGGPLWQIKDAKQVRYRCHVGHAFTQEALLRSQDSALEEALWLSIRTLEEKRTLMQTMLNDFESKKMKQLVKSYTNKIEEVSAHIKKMKSVLQIND
- a CDS encoding CheR family methyltransferase → MSKKLEVINDTELYVVGVGASAGGLDALSKFLKNFNGITPDLCIVIVMHLSPDYKSQLAPILDKRCKWPVVSAENNMELVKGNVYVTPQNKQIRIHNSKFVLEDLTSEHSFTPSIDNFFKSLSKDKGKKAIGIVLSGFGKDGAEGITAIRELGGFTIAQLPETAEHRDMPSASINTGHVILIVPAEQMYDDIVQFITNTKAIASSLPKKGSIDAIFELLEKRSGTDFSMYKPTTIMRRINHRITSLQLGTMVEYYELIKANPRELDNLFDSVLIGVTEFFRDLEAFDYLRKQLFKILKDKEPGDSIRIWSVGCATGEEPYSIAILLYELLGAKVNQYHIQIFASDIDERAINFGRKGIYNKDLLANVPKEITAKYFEKKDELHFEVKKEIKQHLLFTRHDITTDPPFVKLDLVVCRNLLIYFNNNLQKQTFQIFHYSLRSNGILFLGKSESVSVAADLFTEIGKGKLFRKADTSLNYQLKFSRLRTRNQQQKKEEKKNNIRNMSIVDVAKETLYYKYDNPFVIINENGEIKEVHGSLRLYLEISQGAMNVSIHKMVNPELVTVVKAVLAQVKKTNVTHTSHVIKFELYDQLHYVRVKITPLVYRISEVQYFMVIFEKIEPSEGHLELQKKLETSDFVNLRIKELEDELTSTKEHLQIFTEELEATNEELQTINEELQSSNEELKSSNEELETSNEELQSANEELNIANQELKLANDLLIEKEEELKEEKELSQRNELIYKTIAENIPDGAVGILDKDFKVEYIGGQGVEILETNNMIGQYWPDLNSSKREARRIEKLCQDTLINGSAQIEVQYNNKFYDIKAVRFKMPYLDEDRILYLAQEITSLRQNQVILETAIRASNLMVFEFNFEEDVFYADNSLYDFLEIEPKRTITKQMLLDKMHPDDLKIRKKSMKKALKTGLVYHEVRMKLKKGIRYIRVTGQILFDENKKPLKEFATAIDITSDKELLEKVKESENRFRAIANDAPINIWITDKKGQCVFINKNWFNYTGSTLQDNLGRGWLKYLHEDDKKTAEEAYMKAHEKLITFTSEFRALAKDGTYSWHLNKGIPMFDEEGEFNGFIGSFTNIDEQKKFSNELEKNVLERTKDITNANEELLKLNMNLEEFAYMASHDLKEPLRKIRTFNSLIISEDTDRETVSKYASRIEHSAERMTSLIDNILEYSKVEGDANKSEKVNLDEIFDQVFSDLSIMIEEQNVVINKDDLGTIKGVPIRMYQLFSNLIKNSVKFNNNEPVIEISTSLVNGKLVPKRFKAKAKKEFKKIEFKDNGIGLDIDKKDYIFKPFKRLNSSSDYSGTGIGLAICKRIMDLHGGFIDVESEKGKGASFILYFPV
- a CDS encoding helix-turn-helix domain-containing protein, yielding MINITLNTHQLLDSFKKISQELDANINQTSDCSNLSFSNKFGKGSIKAIKSSNFTTYFEFDVNFNEDVYLNKVVHHDALYSTYCSKGSILCKDDYFKERILKEYTSSLYSLEKENIIEIGFAKNTHYRFSIIEIDQNMNNSLYTKVVDIFSNSKNDSNFLHLSSCNLKIAHYIDQINQLQECNLVNFLLLESLVNKILATNIKYLLEDINLKGTNTSNLSNNDLNKIKEVANSIRLNPGERYTISTLCRETTLSPSKLQEGFKLFNKTTVNEYIRNVRLLKAEKLIINEDLTISEIAYTVGINSRSYFSKIFKEKFNFSPKTYQERFSKYTNISDQLKEDFQTQY
- a CDS encoding SOS response-associated peptidase family protein, yielding MFYKLSNNSSKELIESEIGISFKHPNLYEPKQIINGLDEEVLPIITSQNQNQIQFGIWGILPENYSDDWINYQKLNNTLNVTLDNLNNQVVDYSKSRKCVIIIKGFFSSFIKDGQIYPYYVYHESQKPFLIGGIYNILSDGFITCSPVLTKAGPSFKKIHNISNTMPIIIDKNQIETWLETSLNIKNKKNISLSNDKLYAHSISRQFYETELIFDSILEPQNYNGLENNLVFDNSYIIT
- a CDS encoding response regulator; its protein translation is MPYKDLRIVLADDDPDDRALFELAINQISKDIDLSMCKNGTDLISYLRDDKEILPDILFLDLNMPNKDGIECLMEIKKDPGLKDMTVVIYSTSSSEKDIEKTFLEGANIYLNKPSNFNNLKTSLKRILTLDWQYQNSILNKENFLFRL
- a CDS encoding helix-turn-helix domain-containing protein; the protein is MRIQVKFDVPKICNSLLIKTLSDLNIKYKLHTIGEIEILQRLNDSQKKSIFEALNSNHIQVISDQQLVIVQQVKEILTEIVRIENFEDDFKVSSYIENRLPYTYSYLAKMFSEHANISIEKFLILKKIDFVKELLLEGNLSLTEISYKLNYSSVSHLSKQFKKTTGFSPSGFMDLKTKLNLKK
- a CDS encoding HupE/UreJ family protein → MNIKYFRFIFICTLLLPMTLMAHGVSDGDQEILNNGGLFSYIYVGAKHMLTGYDHLLFLTGVIFYLTGLKDIAKFISVFTIGHCITLIFATYIGIKVNEHLIDAIIALSVLYKGFENLGGFRKLKMKSPNLLMMVFVFGLIHGLGLSTRLQSFKLGSDQFFAKIISFNIGVELGQILALIPIIFLINKWRKQNSFEAFYKSVNSYLILAGVILFIYQINAYYGGNYFI